In one window of Cryptomeria japonica unplaced genomic scaffold, Sugi_1.0 HiC_scaffold_321, whole genome shotgun sequence DNA:
- the LOC131056401 gene encoding ankyrin repeat-containing protein At5g02620-like, whose amino-acid sequence MATEGQQLGGRIDPDAFKAAVTRLRIDQQLSSQLKAALNNITPGGENTLLHLAASVGNLHFIQQLLQLNRQLLKETDPEVKPLLVNATNAEKDTALHLAAQGGFSNVVKILLQQPESGVDLRNKLDETALFKAYESGNLETVKAIFDASPSSLLESTVHKRNCLSVAVNRGDSDLVDHILNLSDAKQLIQRKDELGNTALHIAVERNYVHIIKKLIKFEAELCYWVNDSQETPICVAAKLGHLEAVQELINERPDAVEIRNSCGMNVLHLAALVRQVRIVDYLNEEVGLSYLVNKGLDKPPHEEPLRSGGKTDPAEKKDPKDEPVKSGGNTDAGEMKSPFSRISEGDTPLHIAAKKKDLNMVKSLLCIAGINKFAVNKAGLTAFDIVRENTHYHESDKIISVLASYPSNRKPFLYSAPKVSAEKHEVAVEMVDKTYEDRRNTELVVAVLLATMSFTAAFTAPGSFVTDDGNGNGDSKGSGISPAPAPGTGSDKSLGSPILLPLASFKVFLIFDCVAFFLSLLVVLMWQMSTPITTGNKVLFLCITNLLVCATFAFTAYGFMLAVYAMLSNMNPELAWFILGACLIICFCGNFTFFYMAAKFTVKKARFNHLNGLLPFLSDRLGEYVWIKLERWGLLDLVRRSKTKWLAILYYHSNENDK is encoded by the exons ATGGCCACTGAGGGTCAACAACTCGGCGGAAGGATCGATCCTGACGCCTTCAAAGCTGCGGTAACGCGTTTAAGGATCGATCAACAACTGAGTTCCCAACTTAAAGCAGCTCTCAACAATATTACACCTGGAGGGGAAAATACTCTTCTCCATTTGGCTGCTAGTGTAGGAAATCTACACTTCATTCAACAGCTCCTGCAACTCAATCGTCAACTTCTGAAGGAAACCGATCCCGAAGTGAAGCCTCTGCTTGTGAATGCTACCAATGCCGAAAAGGATACTGCGTTACACTTGGCTGCGCAGGGAGGTTTCTCCAACGTTGTGAAGATTCTACTCCAACAACCAGAAAGTGGTGTGGATCTCCGCAATAAGCTTGATGAAACAGCTTTGTTCAAAGCCTACGAAAGCGGCAATTTAGAGACAGTGAAGGCAATATTTGACGCATCTCCGTCGAGCTTACTCGAAAGTACGGTGCACAAGAGGAACTGTTTATCTGTTGCAGTAAACAGAGGAGATTCAG atctagttgatcatatactAAATTTATCAGATGCGAAGCAGTTAATCCAACGTAAGGACGAACTTGGCAACACAGCTCTGCATATAGCTGTTGAAAGAAACTACGTGCATATAATAAAGAAGTTAATAAAATTTGAGGCCGAACTGTGTTATTGGGTTAATGACAGCCAAGAAACTCCCATCTGTGTGGCAGCGAAATTGGGTCATCTGGAAGCAGTACAAGAGTTGATAAATGAGAGGCCAGACGCTGTCGAAATACGGAATAGTTGTGGAATGAACGTTCTGCACTTAGCTGCCCTAGTTAGGCAAGTGCGAATTGTTGATTACCTGAACGAAGAGGTAGGCTTATCATACTTGGTCAACAAGGGACTTGACAAACCTCCACATGAAGAGCCTCTGCGAAGTGGAGGAAAGACAGATCCGGCTGAAAAGAAAGATCCAAAAGATGAGCCCGTGAAAAGTGGAGGAAACACAGATGCGGGTGAAATGAAATCTCCTTTTTCGAGGATAAGTGAAGGAGACACACCACTGCATATTGCAGCAAAGAAAAAAGACTTGAAT ATGGTGAAGTCGTTGCTTTGTATAGCGGGGATAAACAAGTTTGCTGTCAACAAGGCAGGCTTAACGGCCTTTGATATCGTGAGAGAGAACACGCACTATCACGAATCTGACAAGATAATTTCAGTTCTGGCCAGTTATCCTTCCAATCGCAAGCCATTCTTGTACAGCGCTCCAAAGGTGAGTGCAGAGAAACATGAGGTTGCTGTTGAGATGGTGGACAAAACATATGAGGACAGGCGCAACACAGAACTAGTGGTGGCAGTTCTATTAGCGACAATGTCATTTACGGCAGCTTTCACTGCTCCGGGCAGTTTCGTGACGGACGATGGGAATGGAAATGGGGACTCAAAGGGATCGGGAATTTCGCCTGCGCCTGCGCCTGGAACTGGCTCAGACAAGAGTTTAGGTTCGCCGATTCTGCTTCCGTTGGCCTCCTTCAAGGTTTTTCTCATCTTTGATTGTGTGGCATTCTTTCTGTCGCTCTTAGTGGTGCTGATGTGGCAGATGAGTACACCTATTACCACGGGAAATAAGGTATTGTTCCTCTGTATTACCAACCTATTGGTTTGTGCCACGTTTGCCTTTACGGCCTATGGCTTCATGCTTGCAGTGTATGCCATGCTTTCCAACATGAATCCCGAGCTGGCTTGGTTCATTCTTGGGGCGTGCTTGATCATCTGCTTCTGTGGTAATTTCACTTTTTTCTACATGGCTGCAAAGTTTACAGTGAAGAAGGCTAGGTTTAACCACCTGAACGGTCTACTTCCTTTTCTTTCTGACCGTCTGGGGGAATACGTGTGGATAAAATTAGAAAGATGGGGGCTTTTGGACTTGGTGCGCCGGTCCAAAACCAAGTGGCTTGCTATCCTATACTACCATAGCAATGAGAACGATAAATAA